In Drosophila bipectinata strain 14024-0381.07 chromosome 2R, DbipHiC1v2, whole genome shotgun sequence, one genomic interval encodes:
- the LOC108131683 gene encoding LYR motif-containing protein 2 has protein sequence MSKLPKAALSLKQFMLRQEVLKLYRDIFRTIRQVPDKNSQSELRAWARHDFETNRNQSDEVAIKMLLQHGRRSLTELRTSLHLSGMSQEK, from the exons ATGTCAAAGTTACCTAAAGCGGCCCTCAGTTTAAAGCAG TTTATGCTGCGCCAGGAAGTCCTCAAACTCTACAGAGACATCTTCAGAACGATACGCCAGGTTCCTGATAAAAACAGCCAATCAGAGCTGCGAGCCTGGGCACGGCATGACTTTGAGACAAACCGCAACCAGAGCGACGAGGTTGCCATTAAGATGCTCCTCCAGCACGGAAGGCGCAGCCTCACAGAGCTGAGAACCAGCCTTCACTTGAGCGGTATGAGCCAGGAAAAGTAA
- the S2P gene encoding membrane-bound transcription factor site-2 protease, with translation MDPVVFFVVLTSIYGVLYFFDRFFKSCMHYPYDAFLKNTGLTVNFLTIHWHTTAFNRTLLRWGSAGNSCSRKMKLVSFNVGVLLTFALLPIGLILLIVTIFSSGEAETGAAAGGVPVQLEILLPGVNLPLEEFGYYITALVLCLVVHEMGHAVAAVLEDVPVTGFGIKFFFCLPLAYTELSHDHLNGLRWIRKLRVLCAGIWHNFVFGGVCYLLISTVGITMSPLYSYNEHVVVTELTRKSPLRGERGLQVDNQVTQINGCPVTSEESWQSCLLSSVKQKPGYCVSADFVQLNDESSAISHHAIDGQLQCCDELNPNVSCFEVVEDANGDVPVELPQHVCLNVRRTLEEVTEHCSSGVCSEGFCLRPLMRNITAIMTFKRTNARREKLPPVIYVGHPWDVIRTVGVSAFVPRHSFLKAAWPDAWLLLLKYNVVFSIGLALVNAIPCFGFDGAHITSTVIHSFLMGRVDQYAKRDLISVIITSVGSLLFALAMLKVAWLSFLRPLL, from the exons ATGGACCCGGTAGTGTTCTTCGTGGTACTGACGTCGATATATGGTGTCCTGTATTTCTTCGATCGCTTTTTCAAG AGCTGCATGCACTATCCTTACGATGCCTTTCTGAAGAACACTGGTCTAACCGTCAATTTCCTGACCATCCACTGGCACACGACGGCCTTCAATAGAACGCTCCTGCGATGGGGATCCGCCGGGAACAGCTGCAGTCGGAAGATGAAGCTCGTCAGCTTCAATGTGGGCGTACTGCTCACCTTCGCGCTGCTGCCCATCGGGCTTATTCTGTTGATCGTGACCATTTTCAGCAGCGGCGAGGCGGAGACCGGTGCTGCCGCCGGTGGAGTACCGGTCCAGCTGGAGATCCTGTTGCCGGGTGTGAATCTACCTCTGGAGGAGTTTGGCTACTACATAACCGCTCTAGTGCTTTGTCTGGTGGTCCATGAGATGGGTCATGCCGTGGCTGCTGTGCTGGAGGATGTTCCCGTCACGGGCTTTGGGATAAAG tttttcttctGCCTGCCTTTGGCCTACACGGAGCTGTCTCACGACCACCTAAATGGCCTTCGCTGGATTCGTAAGCTGCGCGTTTTGTGTGCCGGCATCTGGCACAACTTTGTCTTTGGTGGCGTGTGCTACCTACTTATCTCGACGGTTGGCATTACTATGTCCCCCTTATACTCTTACAACGAACACGTAGTGGTTACCGAACTGACACGAAAGTCCCCGCTACGTGGGGAGCGTGGTCTCCAAGTCGACAACCAGGTCACCCAGATCAACGGTTGCCCAGTGACCAGCGAGGAGAGTTGGCAATCCTGCCTACTAAGCTCCGTGAAACAGAAACCCGGCTACTGCGTGAGTGCGGACTTTGTCCAGCTGAACGATGAAAGCAGCGCCATTTCGCATCACGCCATCGATGGCCAACTGCAGTGCTGTGACGAGCTGAACCCCAACGTGAGCTGCTTTGAGGTGGTGGAGGATGCGAACGGTGATGTGCCTGTGGAGTTGCCCCAGCATGTGTGCCTAAATGTGCGTCGCACTCTCGAGGAGGTCACGGAACACTGTTCTTCAGGGGTCTGCTCCGAGGGCTTCTGCCTGCGCCCCTTGATGCGCAATATTACTGCCATAATGACGTTCAAGCGCACAAATGCCCGGCGGGAAAAGCTCCCTCCCGTCATCTACGTGGGCCATCCGTGGGATGTGATCCGTACAGTGGGCGTGTCTGCCTTTGTACCCCGCCACTCGTTTCTAAAGGCCGCCTGGCCTGATGCTTGGCTGTTGCTCCTCAAATACAATGTGGTCTTTAGCATCGGTTTGGCTCTGGTGAACGCCATTCCGTGCTTCGGATTCGATGGGGCCCACATCACCAGCACCGTGATACACAGCTTCCTGATGGGTCGGGTGGATCAGTACGCCAAGCGCGACCTCATCTCGGTGATCATCACCAGCGTGGGATCGCTACTTTTTGCGTTAGCTATGCTGAAGGTGGCTTGGCTCAGCTTTCTCCGGCCACTGCTTTAG
- the LOC108131524 gene encoding uncharacterized protein, whose protein sequence is MSDGNDTLRRPLWPRPVGTSIAIFSMGSGVLATYLFLSKLNGVSNAVQIVWATGSAAYAVTAFFFLVGILKRIRWLMMPFMCMLLMAIAVYTMVFDFIIHNLAIAVFAAVTVSFIFLGLALHIARTETRSRPDRSTMALS, encoded by the exons atgtcAGATGGGAACGACACTCTGCGTAGACCGCTCTGGCCAAGACCAGTGGGCACATCTATAGCCATTTTCTCAATGGGATCGGGAGTGCTCGCTACTTACCTGTTTCTGTCAAAATTAAACGGCGTTTCGAATGCAGTTCAAATCGTCTGGGCCACAGGATCCGCCGCGTATGCTGTTACAGCTTTCTTTTTCCTCGTTGGTATTTTGAAG AGAATCCGATGGCTGATGATGCCCTTTATGTGCATGCTTCTGATGGCCATTGCCGTGTATACCATGGTCTTTGACTTCATTATCCATAATCTGGCGATTGCAGTTTTCGCAGCCGTGACTGTAAGCTTCATTTTTCTAGGTCTGGCTCTGCACATTGCCAGAACAGAGACAAGAAGTAGGCCTGACAGATCTACGATGGCCTTGTCATAA